A genomic stretch from Sphingomonas faeni includes:
- a CDS encoding IS91 family transposase, with translation MPASIEVADIFRAAGPAYRAARARHLSLDQLKVMSAIETCRTAVMGGHVEACTDCGHWRVAYNSCRNRHCPRCQGATARTWLAEREADLLPVGYFHVVFTLPAEVADVAWQNKAAVYGLLFQAASETMTTIAADPKHLGARIGITAVLHTWGSAMTHHPHIHMIVPGGGLSPDGSRWVSARPAFLLPVRVLGKLFRRLFLTRLMSLHETGRLAFYGSLAHLADRRGFLRHLSSVRKKRWVVYAKPPFAGPETVLAYLSRYTHRVAISNSRLLRFDQSGVTFRYKDYRRGGADRQQVMTLATDEFIRRFLLHVLPKGFHRIRHYGLLAGATRKGHLERARELLEVAPPAAAGAPVEADETRPSCPCCGGRMVVVETFQRQRQARAPPAPAPLSGIQAS, from the coding sequence ATGCCCGCCTCCATCGAGGTCGCTGACATCTTCCGCGCTGCGGGTCCTGCGTACCGGGCCGCCCGCGCAAGGCACCTGAGCCTCGACCAGCTCAAGGTGATGTCGGCGATAGAGACCTGCCGCACCGCCGTCATGGGCGGTCACGTCGAAGCCTGCACCGACTGCGGGCACTGGCGGGTTGCCTACAACTCCTGCCGGAACCGGCACTGCCCGCGGTGCCAGGGCGCAACGGCACGCACGTGGCTCGCCGAGCGCGAGGCCGACCTTCTGCCGGTCGGCTACTTTCATGTCGTCTTCACGCTACCCGCCGAGGTTGCCGATGTCGCGTGGCAGAACAAGGCGGCGGTCTACGGCCTGCTGTTCCAGGCGGCGTCAGAGACGATGACGACCATCGCCGCCGACCCGAAGCATCTGGGCGCGCGTATCGGCATCACCGCGGTGCTCCACACCTGGGGTTCGGCGATGACCCACCATCCGCACATCCACATGATTGTCCCAGGCGGCGGACTTTCGCCCGACGGTAGTCGCTGGGTGTCGGCACGGCCGGCGTTCCTGCTGCCGGTGCGCGTCCTTGGCAAGCTGTTCCGTCGGCTGTTCCTGACCCGGCTGATGTCGTTGCACGAAACTGGGCGCCTCGCCTTCTATGGCAGCCTCGCGCACCTCGCCGACCGCCGCGGGTTCCTGCGCCACCTATCGTCGGTCCGGAAGAAGCGCTGGGTCGTCTATGCCAAGCCACCGTTTGCCGGCCCCGAGACGGTGCTCGCCTATCTGTCTCGCTACACGCACCGCGTCGCGATCTCGAACAGCCGGCTCCTGCGCTTCGACCAGAGCGGCGTCACCTTCCGCTATAAGGACTATCGCCGGGGTGGCGCCGACCGGCAGCAGGTCATGACACTGGCCACCGACGAGTTCATCCGCCGCTTCCTGCTCCATGTCCTGCCCAAGGGTTTCCACCGCATCCGCCATTACGGCCTGCTCGCAGGCGCCACCCGCAAGGGGCATCTCGAACGTGCCCGCGAACTGCTCGAGGTAGCGCCGCCCGCCGCGGCCGGTGCACCGGTCGAAGCGGATGAGACCCGGCCATCATGCCCGTGTTGCGGCGGGCGCATGGTCGTCGTTGAGACCTTCCAGCGCCAGCGCCAGGCCCGTGCACCACCGGCTCCTGCGCCACTATCCGGGATACAGGCGTCGTGA
- a CDS encoding S8 family peptidase — protein sequence MADGPARPHPHFYFPASGKPVGYTAHAGGGGGSAPPQRDRATHAQQLTQVLTQVVAAGETVLANRDPQLASGTPGFYVDFILPADQAGMVDKLERKGKFPIELVSVQPADEHHVAATVFVPESQRGYYLGKVEAYATKDNVKEKTLEDGTVVESRTPRNERLVASIETARLAVARSFYTDATELFPPPTTQAWWEVWLRKGTRSRFEAVAQLLAVTVRENVLEFAERDVVVVHATAEDLGRIIANTDTVAELRMARDAPGFFMGLEGAEQRLWSDELADRLEPCNAEAPAVCLLDSGSTIAHPLIAPLLNAVDQHAYDAGWAVEDISTLVHGGHGTQLSGIALYGDLTDVLTSVGPISVRHRLESVKILPDHGANDPDLFGAITAQAIARAEIVAPLRPRAVCLAITSLGNHWRGRPSSWSAKLDALAFGRDETARLITVSAGNIRDAIVASDYPDRNDIMPIESPAQAWNVLTVGAFTEKTVIADTSFAGWSALAAVGDIAARSRTSVSWDRDWPLKPDVMFEGGNIGVDPASGHGDHVDDLALLTTYRNIGDRPFTTTGDTSAATALGARMAARILAERPALWPVTVRGLIVHSAQWTPAMTGYLGTINRANLVRRYGFGVPSLARAIGSLDNDVTMVVEDSLSPFKMLGSKAVSDELVVHELIWPRERLLELGGTVVELRITLSYFVEPNPGERGQSRRHSYASHGLRFALKPADEKLDVFLRRITSEAGPRPPKRQGSDAGWTIGPQLRHRGSLHADIWEGTATDLAERNSIIIYPTGGWWRENLAQGRVGDRARYSLIASIRSAEGVDLYTEISAKIAPEIPIEV from the coding sequence ATGGCCGACGGACCGGCGAGGCCACACCCGCACTTTTATTTCCCTGCCTCGGGCAAACCCGTTGGCTATACTGCGCATGCGGGAGGCGGGGGTGGATCGGCGCCGCCGCAGCGCGATCGCGCGACACACGCGCAACAGCTGACCCAGGTACTCACGCAGGTCGTTGCGGCCGGTGAGACCGTGCTCGCCAATCGCGACCCGCAACTCGCCTCCGGTACGCCAGGCTTCTACGTCGATTTCATCCTGCCGGCAGATCAGGCGGGGATGGTCGACAAGCTTGAGCGGAAGGGGAAGTTTCCGATCGAGTTGGTCAGCGTACAGCCAGCGGACGAGCATCATGTCGCGGCCACGGTGTTCGTGCCGGAGTCACAGCGGGGCTACTATCTCGGCAAGGTCGAGGCCTACGCGACCAAGGACAACGTCAAAGAGAAGACGTTGGAGGACGGAACGGTCGTCGAAAGCCGGACGCCGAGAAACGAACGCCTCGTCGCGTCGATCGAGACAGCCCGCCTGGCAGTTGCGCGGTCCTTTTATACCGATGCTACCGAGCTGTTTCCGCCGCCGACCACGCAGGCCTGGTGGGAGGTCTGGCTCCGAAAGGGAACGCGTTCCCGCTTCGAGGCGGTTGCGCAGCTGCTTGCGGTGACGGTTCGGGAGAACGTCCTGGAATTCGCAGAGCGCGATGTCGTCGTCGTCCATGCGACAGCCGAGGATCTCGGCCGCATCATCGCGAACACGGATACGGTCGCGGAATTGCGCATGGCGCGCGATGCGCCGGGCTTCTTCATGGGACTGGAGGGGGCCGAGCAGCGGCTCTGGTCTGATGAACTGGCGGATCGGCTAGAACCCTGCAACGCGGAGGCACCGGCGGTCTGCCTGCTCGACTCCGGATCGACGATCGCCCACCCGCTCATTGCCCCCTTGCTCAATGCTGTAGATCAGCACGCCTATGACGCTGGTTGGGCTGTCGAAGACATCAGCACGCTGGTCCATGGAGGACATGGGACGCAGCTTTCCGGGATCGCCCTGTATGGCGATCTAACGGACGTGTTGACGTCGGTCGGACCAATCAGCGTCAGGCATCGTCTGGAATCGGTGAAGATCCTGCCCGACCATGGAGCGAATGATCCAGACCTCTTCGGCGCGATCACCGCCCAGGCGATCGCGCGCGCAGAGATCGTGGCTCCGCTGCGGCCCCGGGCGGTGTGCCTGGCAATTACCAGCCTCGGCAACCATTGGCGTGGACGCCCTTCGTCTTGGTCCGCTAAGCTCGACGCACTTGCCTTCGGACGGGACGAAACCGCGCGACTAATCACCGTTTCGGCGGGCAACATTCGCGACGCCATTGTTGCGTCCGACTATCCCGATCGCAATGACATCATGCCGATCGAGAGTCCGGCCCAGGCTTGGAATGTGCTCACGGTGGGGGCATTCACCGAGAAGACGGTGATAGCGGACACGAGCTTTGCCGGCTGGAGCGCCTTGGCGGCGGTCGGCGATATCGCGGCTCGCAGCCGAACCTCGGTTTCGTGGGATCGGGACTGGCCGCTCAAACCGGATGTCATGTTTGAAGGCGGCAATATCGGAGTTGATCCTGCGTCCGGCCACGGAGACCATGTCGACGATCTCGCGCTGCTGACAACCTATCGGAACATTGGCGATCGCCCTTTCACGACGACCGGCGATACCAGCGCTGCAACCGCTCTAGGGGCGAGAATGGCCGCGCGCATTCTCGCTGAACGCCCGGCCTTGTGGCCCGTGACAGTGCGTGGGCTGATCGTCCACTCGGCCCAATGGACGCCGGCCATGACCGGCTATCTGGGGACTATCAATCGGGCCAATCTGGTGCGGCGCTATGGTTTCGGCGTGCCGTCGCTGGCGCGTGCGATCGGGAGTCTCGACAACGACGTGACGATGGTCGTCGAAGACAGCCTGTCGCCGTTCAAGATGTTGGGCAGCAAGGCCGTCTCGGACGAGCTAGTGGTTCACGAACTGATCTGGCCGAGAGAGCGCCTGCTCGAACTGGGCGGCACAGTCGTCGAGCTTCGGATCACGCTCAGCTATTTTGTCGAGCCCAATCCGGGCGAACGCGGGCAATCCCGCCGGCACAGTTACGCGAGCCACGGGTTGCGGTTCGCTCTAAAGCCGGCAGATGAGAAGCTCGACGTGTTCCTCCGGCGGATCACCTCGGAAGCGGGCCCGCGACCGCCGAAACGTCAAGGGAGCGACGCCGGCTGGACAATTGGCCCGCAGCTGCGGCACCGCGGGTCACTCCACGCTGATATCTGGGAAGGTACGGCAACCGATCTCGCCGAGCGCAACAGTATCATCATTTACCCTACGGGGGGCTGGTGGCGGGAGAACCTTGCGCAGGGAAGGGTCGGCGACCGCGCCCGGTACAGTCTGATCGCGAGCATCCGGTCTGCGGAAGGGGTCGACTTATATACCGAGATCAGCGCCAAAATCGCGCCGGAAATACCAATCGAAGTGTGA
- a CDS encoding site-specific integrase, protein MTILTPVVAVSPLRQRLIDEMEIRRFGYETQRNYIRDVARFATFLGRPPDTATAEDVRRFQIEQVDLGVPAPTMNAIVSALRFFFTQTLDRPDLARKLVRMRHVRKLPVVLSHDEVARLLAATTCLKHQAALSVAYGAGLRAAEVAALKVRDIDSERMLLRVERGKGGRYRNAMLPVGLLALLREWWRVGRREGVLHVDGWLFPGQHYLKPLSTRQIYRVVVEAGQAAGIDKRVGPHTLRHCFATHLLEDGIDVRIIQTLLGHAKLETTAYYTQVATRVLRNVTSPFDRLAMTAMEARAPSG, encoded by the coding sequence ATGACCATTCTCACCCCGGTTGTTGCCGTCAGCCCGCTACGCCAGCGTCTCATCGACGAGATGGAGATACGCCGCTTCGGCTACGAGACGCAGCGCAACTACATTCGCGACGTCGCTCGGTTCGCAACGTTTCTCGGGCGCCCGCCGGACACCGCGACGGCGGAAGATGTACGGCGCTTCCAGATCGAGCAAGTTGACCTGGGCGTGCCGGCACCGACCATGAACGCCATCGTGTCGGCGCTGCGGTTCTTTTTTACCCAGACGCTCGACCGGCCCGATCTGGCGCGTAAGCTGGTCCGCATGCGGCATGTGCGCAAGCTGCCGGTAGTGTTGAGCCATGACGAGGTCGCGCGGCTGTTGGCTGCGACCACGTGCCTCAAGCACCAGGCGGCGTTGTCTGTGGCCTATGGCGCGGGTTTGCGCGCGGCCGAAGTCGCCGCTCTTAAGGTACGTGACATCGACAGCGAGCGCATGCTGCTGCGGGTCGAGCGCGGCAAGGGCGGACGGTATCGCAACGCCATGCTCCCGGTCGGGCTACTGGCTTTATTGCGGGAGTGGTGGAGGGTTGGTCGACGGGAGGGCGTGTTGCATGTCGATGGCTGGCTGTTCCCCGGTCAGCACTATCTCAAGCCGCTCAGCACGCGGCAGATCTACCGGGTAGTGGTCGAGGCGGGACAAGCTGCGGGCATCGACAAGCGGGTCGGGCCGCACACGTTGCGGCACTGTTTCGCTACCCACCTGCTTGAGGACGGGATCGACGTTCGCATCATTCAGACGTTGCTGGGGCACGCCAAGCTGGAAACCACCGCCTATTACACGCAGGTCGCCACCCGGGTGCTGCGCAACGTGACCAGTCCGTTCGACAGGCTGGCGATGACTGCCATGGAGGCGAGAGCGCCCAGCGGCTAA
- a CDS encoding AAA family ATPase, which translates to MTTATHLIALLQSHFEGDDDQFYTIALQAAASEARRGHGKLAQQLRDLVDEARARKKAPARGKAVPLVQPRGDLANLIAVKYVDTRMSSMVLPDDLRDRLHRVLVEQRQQHRLRQHGLQPRRKLLLIGPPGAGKTMTAAAMAGELKMPLFTVLLDGLLTKFLGETASKLRTVFSAMTETRGVYFFDEFDAIGARRSERNDVGEIRRVLNSFLQFLEEDESEGLIIAATNHPELLDPALFRRFDDVIEYSLPNERVAKAILESRLSTFDTAGVDWLMIVTEAAGLSQADLARIADDAAKYALLADREQVSADDLLRAVSERKAAARR; encoded by the coding sequence GTGACGACGGCAACCCATCTTATCGCGCTGCTCCAAAGCCATTTCGAGGGCGACGACGATCAGTTCTACACGATCGCGCTACAGGCGGCCGCGAGTGAGGCGCGACGCGGCCACGGCAAGCTTGCGCAGCAGCTGCGCGACCTCGTCGACGAGGCCCGTGCGCGAAAGAAGGCGCCGGCGCGTGGCAAGGCCGTGCCGCTGGTCCAGCCGAGAGGTGATCTCGCAAACCTGATCGCGGTCAAATATGTCGATACGCGCATGTCGAGCATGGTTCTGCCTGACGATTTGCGCGATCGGCTGCACCGCGTGCTTGTCGAGCAGCGCCAGCAGCATAGGCTACGTCAGCATGGTCTACAGCCTCGGCGCAAGCTGCTCCTGATCGGGCCGCCTGGCGCCGGCAAGACCATGACCGCCGCAGCCATGGCGGGCGAGCTGAAGATGCCGCTGTTCACGGTTCTGCTGGACGGCCTTTTGACCAAATTCCTTGGTGAGACAGCATCGAAGTTGCGCACTGTGTTTTCGGCCATGACCGAAACGCGCGGCGTGTATTTTTTCGACGAGTTTGATGCGATCGGCGCGCGCCGCAGCGAGCGGAATGACGTTGGCGAAATCCGCCGTGTCCTGAACTCCTTTCTTCAATTCCTCGAAGAGGACGAGAGCGAAGGCCTGATTATCGCTGCGACCAACCACCCCGAGCTGTTGGACCCCGCTCTATTTCGGCGTTTCGACGACGTCATAGAATATTCGTTGCCCAATGAACGCGTCGCCAAAGCCATCTTAGAAAGCCGGCTGTCGACCTTTGACACCGCCGGTGTCGACTGGCTCATGATCGTCACCGAAGCAGCCGGCCTCAGTCAGGCCGATCTCGCGCGGATAGCGGATGACGCTGCTAAATACGCTCTGCTTGCTGATCGCGAGCAGGTCTCGGCAGACGATCTGCTGAGAGCGGTTAGCGAACGCAAGGCCGCGGCGCGCCGATAA
- a CDS encoding App1 family protein, which yields MAASSLYKLLRSAIAGLERDVDTIQTVFDIGEEHGRKVRLLAYAGYRNATTVRMKGRIVRYGKPLDAGDDMLVRLRAMLAIYNSQELPGVTVHVEGYGQSQDIVTDEEGYFDIELIIDQPLPETTRWETVTLSVPDGDVPDTQVPVIAPGKDQNWGIISDIDDTVIETGATNFLKNWRRVLIERPQDRLAVPGAASLYQMIARDHIAPARPFFYVSSSPWNLYGFIAEFLENNSIPHGPMFLKDYGIDADKLIDSGHDVHKLQAIRSILAFYPQLRFLLIGDNGQRDVAIYTQAVREFGRRVAAVFIRDVDGSCREGTGGASLAEIEACGVPTFCGAGFESALAVVTSLDLDRPHEAAGAVVQPARP from the coding sequence ATGGCTGCCTCCTCCCTCTATAAGCTTCTGCGCTCAGCAATCGCTGGGCTCGAACGAGATGTCGACACGATCCAGACTGTCTTCGACATAGGCGAAGAACACGGCCGCAAGGTGCGGCTCCTCGCATATGCCGGGTATCGCAATGCCACGACCGTGCGCATGAAGGGCAGGATCGTCCGTTACGGAAAGCCGCTCGACGCAGGTGACGACATGCTCGTGCGGCTTCGTGCGATGCTGGCGATTTACAACAGCCAAGAGCTTCCCGGCGTGACCGTCCACGTGGAGGGCTATGGGCAATCGCAGGACATAGTCACTGACGAGGAGGGATATTTCGACATCGAATTAATAATCGATCAGCCGTTACCCGAGACAACGCGGTGGGAGACGGTAACGCTGTCAGTCCCCGACGGCGACGTTCCGGACACACAGGTACCCGTGATCGCGCCGGGGAAGGATCAGAATTGGGGGATCATATCGGATATCGACGACACCGTAATTGAAACGGGCGCCACCAATTTCCTAAAGAACTGGCGACGCGTGCTCATCGAACGACCGCAGGACAGGTTGGCGGTTCCGGGCGCTGCCTCTCTCTACCAGATGATTGCGCGAGACCATATCGCGCCCGCGAGACCGTTCTTCTACGTCTCGTCCTCGCCGTGGAATCTCTACGGATTCATTGCCGAGTTCCTGGAAAACAATTCCATTCCACATGGTCCGATGTTCCTGAAGGATTACGGTATCGATGCCGATAAACTGATCGATAGCGGACACGATGTGCACAAGCTTCAAGCCATCCGATCGATACTGGCCTTCTACCCCCAGCTTCGTTTCCTACTGATCGGCGATAATGGCCAGCGCGACGTGGCTATCTATACACAGGCGGTCAGGGAATTCGGACGTCGCGTAGCAGCAGTGTTTATTCGAGATGTTGACGGTTCCTGTCGCGAGGGGACGGGCGGCGCCTCGCTTGCCGAAATTGAAGCATGTGGCGTACCAACGTTCTGCGGAGCGGGATTCGAAAGCGCGCTGGCGGTGGTGACCTCGCTCGATCTTGACCGGCCACATGAGGCCGCTGGAGCCGTCGTTCAGCCGGCTAGGCCGTAA
- a CDS encoding esterase-like activity of phytase family protein: protein MKVTTVERMVWTDPVIADVPVPTGKLTLRSGFGSGLGRRPSDPADTFWAIGDRGPNLKVAAAIKRYGLVHLEPLRSVAGAKVMPRPDIGPAIAQFRIVGDEVKLVRELRLTTEDGMPISGLAHPGSDALLSEPVFDLSGAPLAPDPQGMDTEGLVAMSDGSFWVGDEFGPALVRFDINGHMVSRLLPGSSDPTGADARGLPILAARRQLNRGFEALAVSPDESCLILAFQSPLAHPDEAAHRHGRHVRLWRVSLPTGRVVAQYAYPLEPESAFHRDIAKGKFERSDIKVSELLWLPGGDLLVLERGSETTKVYRCAVDATLVLGAEHLDIAHRPTLEELSASSAPLPLPTLTKSLVLDTDDHPEISADLEGMVLLAANQLLLVNDNDFCVEGAETAFWRITFNRPL from the coding sequence ATGAAGGTCACGACAGTGGAGCGGATGGTCTGGACCGATCCGGTGATCGCCGATGTGCCGGTGCCCACCGGCAAACTCACCTTGCGAAGCGGGTTCGGCTCGGGACTTGGCCGACGACCGTCGGATCCCGCCGACACCTTCTGGGCGATCGGCGATCGAGGACCCAACTTGAAGGTTGCTGCCGCCATCAAGCGTTACGGACTGGTCCATCTGGAGCCATTGCGCAGCGTTGCCGGGGCAAAGGTCATGCCACGGCCGGACATTGGCCCGGCAATCGCACAGTTTCGGATTGTGGGAGACGAGGTTAAATTGGTGCGCGAGCTGCGGCTGACGACCGAAGATGGAATGCCAATCAGCGGCCTTGCGCACCCCGGCAGCGATGCGCTGCTGTCCGAACCAGTCTTCGATTTGTCCGGAGCGCCGCTTGCCCCCGATCCGCAGGGTATGGACACCGAAGGGCTTGTTGCGATGTCCGACGGCAGCTTCTGGGTCGGGGACGAATTCGGTCCGGCACTGGTGCGCTTCGATATCAACGGGCACATGGTGTCGCGCCTGCTGCCGGGCTCTTCCGATCCGACCGGGGCAGATGCACGAGGCCTGCCGATACTAGCAGCACGGCGTCAGCTCAATCGCGGTTTCGAGGCCCTGGCGGTGTCGCCGGACGAAAGCTGCCTGATCCTCGCGTTCCAAAGTCCACTGGCGCATCCCGACGAGGCGGCGCACAGGCATGGGCGCCACGTGCGGCTGTGGCGGGTGTCGTTACCGACAGGTCGTGTGGTTGCTCAATACGCCTATCCGCTTGAGCCAGAAAGCGCCTTCCACCGCGACATCGCCAAAGGGAAATTCGAGCGCAGCGACATCAAGGTCAGCGAGCTTCTGTGGCTACCAGGCGGCGACCTATTGGTGTTGGAGCGCGGATCCGAGACGACGAAAGTCTACCGTTGCGCGGTCGATGCAACACTGGTGCTCGGAGCGGAACACCTCGACATCGCACACCGTCCGACGCTCGAAGAGCTGAGCGCGTCTTCCGCGCCGTTACCGCTGCCGACGCTGACGAAGTCTCTGGTACTGGATACGGACGATCATCCGGAAATTTCAGCGGACTTGGAGGGCATGGTTCTGCTGGCGGCGAACCAACTCCTCCTGGTGAACGACAACGATTTCTGCGTGGAGGGTGCGGAAACGGCGTTCTGGCGCATCACTTTCAATCGTCCGTTGTAA
- a CDS encoding recombinase family protein, producing the protein MKANPQPRIILYGRHSTSMQTATSSVDQVASCVSLVDRLGGVVIDTFVDPELSGYRRNRPGLTKIIQAAKAGIVDIIVCESLDRLARDAEDVAWIGKILAYHRVQLHTVSEGHVDEIKFAVAGLLGTIFLKHLVDKTIRGMEAAVLAGRFAGGRAYGYKRAAKLDAKGEVIPGILEIDEETAEVVRRIFAWFAAGLSSIQIATRLNEEGVPGPRGGQWNASTIRGDPKKLVGILNNPLYEGRLVWGRRQWRKNPDSDQRERRYRLRDPSEWVEVDVPDLRIVGEADWQAARLEMTRRRRQPSSAAQAGKPRAKHLLSSLIRCSICGSSYTISGKDYYRCAGQKERGTCTNTISVRKEPIETATLAILQSHLLSEEHARIFVEEFQREAARLVRLDSQANEAGQVRRQQLEMELSHLTQNLLGGLVSPILMDMISDREAELARLSAQTVGATARKPADILPHPVLLQRFSEKVTALRTSLDDVTIRSEAAGALATLIESVTIYPHGEHGPEAEVVARVSDLLAWATNDNAAPKGGGCSSMAVVAGTGFEPVTFRL; encoded by the coding sequence ATGAAGGCGAACCCGCAGCCGAGGATCATATTGTATGGACGCCACTCGACGAGCATGCAAACCGCCACGTCCAGCGTCGATCAGGTGGCATCCTGCGTCTCACTGGTCGACCGCCTCGGCGGTGTCGTCATCGACACCTTTGTAGATCCTGAGCTCTCAGGTTACCGGCGGAACCGCCCTGGACTGACGAAGATCATTCAGGCCGCAAAGGCCGGTATCGTCGACATCATCGTCTGCGAAAGCCTTGATCGCCTCGCACGCGATGCCGAGGATGTCGCGTGGATTGGCAAGATACTCGCGTACCACCGCGTCCAGCTGCATACGGTATCCGAGGGTCATGTCGACGAGATCAAGTTCGCAGTCGCAGGCCTGCTCGGTACGATCTTTCTCAAACATCTGGTCGACAAGACTATCCGCGGCATGGAGGCAGCCGTGCTTGCTGGTCGGTTTGCCGGAGGGCGTGCCTACGGGTACAAACGTGCCGCCAAACTCGATGCCAAGGGCGAGGTGATCCCGGGCATCCTGGAAATTGATGAGGAAACGGCGGAGGTCGTACGCCGGATCTTCGCCTGGTTTGCCGCCGGCTTGTCCTCGATCCAGATCGCGACGCGCCTCAATGAAGAAGGCGTACCTGGACCTCGAGGTGGCCAGTGGAATGCATCCACCATCCGCGGCGACCCGAAAAAGCTCGTCGGCATTCTCAACAACCCGCTCTATGAGGGCCGACTGGTATGGGGGCGTCGGCAATGGCGCAAGAACCCGGACAGCGATCAGCGCGAACGACGCTATCGGCTACGTGATCCGTCGGAATGGGTCGAAGTCGACGTTCCCGATCTGCGCATCGTGGGCGAGGCCGATTGGCAGGCCGCGCGTTTGGAGATGACCCGACGCCGCCGGCAGCCGAGTTCAGCGGCTCAGGCGGGCAAGCCGCGCGCAAAGCATCTGCTCTCCAGCCTCATCCGATGTTCGATCTGCGGGTCGAGTTACACGATAAGTGGCAAGGACTATTATCGGTGCGCCGGCCAAAAGGAACGTGGCACCTGCACGAACACGATTTCCGTTCGCAAGGAACCCATCGAGACGGCGACCCTCGCCATCCTGCAAAGTCATCTCCTTTCGGAGGAACACGCGCGGATCTTCGTCGAGGAGTTCCAGCGAGAGGCAGCGCGGCTGGTTAGGCTCGACAGCCAAGCGAACGAAGCCGGGCAGGTCCGGCGCCAGCAGCTCGAAATGGAGCTTTCCCACCTTACACAGAATTTGCTCGGCGGTCTCGTCAGCCCCATCTTGATGGACATGATCTCGGACCGCGAAGCGGAACTCGCGCGGCTGTCGGCTCAGACTGTCGGCGCGACGGCGCGCAAACCCGCGGACATCCTGCCGCATCCGGTTCTGCTGCAGCGCTTCAGCGAAAAGGTTACCGCACTACGGACGTCCCTGGACGATGTGACCATCCGATCCGAGGCAGCGGGTGCGCTTGCAACGCTCATCGAGAGTGTAACGATCTACCCGCACGGCGAGCATGGTCCGGAGGCGGAGGTTGTAGCGAGAGTATCGGATTTGCTGGCCTGGGCCACAAACGACAACGCCGCCCCGAAGGGCGGCGGTTGTAGTTCTATGGCGGTGGTTGCGGGGACAGGATTTGAACCTGTGACCTTCAGGTTATGA